TAATGTAATACTGGATATGATAGGCGGCGATTACATGCCGCGCAATATTGATTCCTTAGCCGTAGAAGGCCGCCTGGTAATGATCAATGCCATGAAGGGCCGCGAGGTTCAGCTTGATCTTGGCAAAGTAATGGCAAAACGGCTCACCATTACCGGGTCTATGCTCAGGAGCAGGGAAATTGAATTTAAAGCAGCTATCGCCCAAAACCTCGAACAAAAGATCTGGCCGTTGTTATCCTCCGGAAAAATAAAACCCATCATCTATAAAACCTTCGATGCCAAAGATGCTTCCGCCGCTCATCAACTGATGGAAAGCAGCGAACACACAGGTAAAATTGTGCTCACTTTTGCGCATTAAAAGCAAGTAATTAACAATGTTGAAATTATCCTTTAAAAAACTCAAAGCACTATTTAAATAATTGGATATAAATAGTAACTTTGCGCCTCTGAAATAGCATCTTATACATTCCTGTTACAAACCATGTATGTTGCTGTTCAGTAAAAGCATTTTTTAAAAAACACCAGGTTATATATGCCAAACATTGGAAAAATTTCACGGATCATTGGTCCGGTAGTTGACGTAAGTTTCGCTGATGACGCTCATCTTCCAAAAATTTATGACGCGTTAGAGATCACGAAAGACAATGGCCAAAAAGTTATTTTAGAGGTTCAGCAGCACTTAGGCGAAGACCGCGTTCGTGCCATCGCGATGGACTCGACCGACGGCTTGTTACGCGGTATGAAGGTTTTAGATACCGAAGCTGCTATCAAAATGCCGGTAGGCGATAACATTAAAGGCCGCGTATTTAACGTGGTAGGTGATGCTATCGACGGTATCCCTGATCTTGACAAAACAAACGGTCGTCCTATTCACGCTACCCCTCCAAGGTTTGAAGACCTATCTACCGAAACTGAGGTACTTTTTACAGGTATTAAAGTTATCGACCTTTTAGAGCCTTATGCTAAAGGTGGTAAAATCGGTTTGTTTGGTGGTGCCGGTGTAGGTAAAACAGTATTGATCCAGGAACTGATCAACAACATCGCGAAAGCTTATGCAGGTTTATCTGTATTTGCAGGTGTTGGTGAGCGTACACGTGAAGGTAATGACCTTTTGCGTGAGATGCTTGAATCAGGCATTATAAAATATGGCGACGCTTTCATGCACTCGATGGAAGAAGGCGGCTGGGATCTATCTAAAGTAGATACCGAAGTTATGAAAGATTCGAAAGCGACATTCGTGTTCGGACAGATGAACGAGCCGCCGGGTGCACGTGCACGTGTGGCCCTTTCAGGTTTAACTATTGCCGAGTATTTCCGTGATGGTGATGAAGATGGTAAAGGCCGTGATATCCTTTTCTTTATCGATAACATCTTCCGCTTTACCCAGGCAGGTTCAGAAGTATCGGCGCTATTAGGTCGTATGCCATCAGCGGTAGGTTACCAGCCAACGCTTGCTACCGAGATGGGTACTATGCAAGAGCGTATCACTTCAACCAAACGCGGTTCGATCACTTCAGTACAGGCCGTTTACGTACCTGCGGATGACTTGACCGACCCTGCGCCGGCTACAACCTTCGCCCACTTAGATGCTACTACCGTACTTTCACGTAAAATTGCCGAGCTTGGTATTTACCCTGCGGTGGATCCTTTGGATTCAACCTCACGTATCCTTAGCCCAGCTGTTTTAGGTGATGAGCACTACAATACTGCTCAACGCGTTAAAGAAACTTTACAACGTTACAAAGAGCTTCAGGATATCATCGCCATCTTGGGTATGGACGAGCTTTCTGAAGAGGATAAACTGGTTGTATCACGCGCACGTCGTGTTCAGCGTTTCCTTTCTCAGCCGTTCCACGTTGCCGAGCAGTTCACCGGCTTAAAAGGTGTATTGGTTGACATTAAAGACACCATCAAAGGTTTCAACATGATCATGGATGGTGAAGTTGACGAGTACCCTGAAGCAGCTTTCAACTTAGTTGGCAGCATTGAAGATGCTATTGAAAAAGGCAAAAAATTATTAGCTGAAGCTAATTCATAAATATGCGAATGTGCAAGTGTGCGGATGTGCGAATTAAAAACATCATCTGCACATCTGCATATCTGCACATAGGCACATTAAACTATGACATTAGAAATTCTTACTCCCGATAAAAAAGTTTACGAAGGCGAGGCTACCTCGGTAACAGTGCCGGGTGCTTTAGGATTATTTGAAATACTGAACAACCACGCCCCTATTATTTCAACCCTTCAAGATGGCAAACTTACCGTACGCGGTGGCGCAGCCAAAGAAGAAGTGTTTTTTATAAAAGGCGGTGTTGTTGAAGCTTTAAACAATAAAGTAACTGTTTTAGCCGAAGGTATTTTGACTAAATAAGTTTTGCTTTATTAAAAAGTATTGGAGCGCCCGGGTTTTTATCCGGGCGCTTTTTTTGTGGGGTAATTCTACCGCCGACATTGCGGAACAATCTTTCATTTTAATGATTGCATAAGCATTAGCAAAAAAGGTAAAGCTTTAGAGTAATCCAATAACTCATACTCCAGCCCCAACAGCCTTATATTATGGTAATAAGCTTGATGCTGATCATAATATAATTTTTCCGATTGCATAAACCAGGCCTTCGGCCCAAGCTTTTCAGCAATAAACCATTTTTCAAGCAAACGTGCGGTGCGGCCGTTGCCATCTTCAAATGGATGGATCTTTACAAATACCAGGTGAATCATCGAAGCATAAAAGAAAACCTCTGGAGCGGTTAACTTGTCTTTTAACAACATATCGATGTCGTTAAAAAGCAGTTCCATCTTCTGTGCCACCAAATCGGGCGAGCAGGCTACATATTCAATTTTACCATCAGGGTTTATTACAAACATGTTACCTGTACGCAGTTGGCCTTGGCGTTCTTTTTGCAGGATATGTTTGGTAAGTAGCGAATGTGCTTCCTGAACTGCTTTATAATTCAACTTTGCTTTTTGCGCAAATTGATAAGCTTCATAAAGATCATCTATCTTTTGCGTGTAATCCGGCAGGAAATGAGCCCCGAGCATTTTATGCTTCATAAAGGAATCAAGCTCGATATTTTCGCCTTCTATTTTAGAGGAGAAGACGGCGGATACTGATGTGTAAAAGCTAAATGTACCGGTAGAGAGATTACTATCTTCTAATTGATCGAAGCTTTGAGAAAAAGTAACAGGTATCTGCAACTTATATTCGTCAAGAAGGTCAATTGGCAATATTTTGAATAGAAGATACTTCATGTGAAACGTAAAGTTATCACTTTCTAAAGTTTCCCAATAAGAAACTCATAAGTTTGAGCGTCAACGCTCGCACTTTATTCTGGTCGAAGTTTAGCGATAGCATAACTTCGTCCAATACTGTGTTAAGCTTAGCTTAACTTGGTAACATTTCGTTCAAATGTGTTATTATAAAAACACCGTGCATAAATACCGGGCTACGGAAGCAGTATGCTTCCGACAGTTTAGGACGAAGTTGCGCTATCGCTAAACTTCGACCAGGTTTGAACGGTGATGACTGAAGCTGCGTGTTATCAGATAATTGATAGCTGTTATCAGGTGAGTGATTTTGTTTGCGCGGTCCCGGTCGCGAAATTCGGTAAAAAGTTCACTAATCATCATATTATGGAATACAGAAAATTAGGAATGACGGACCTGGAACTGTCCGCGATCACCTATGGATCATTTGCGATCGGTGGGACTATGTGGGGCGGTACCCAGAAGGAAGACGCCATTTCAGCCATCAGGGCATCGCTGGATCACGGCATAACCACTATCGATACTGCACCATTTTACGGTCTTGGTCTTAGCGAGGAGATGATTGCAGAGGCTATTCGGGGAAAAGACCGGTCAAAGATCCAACTGCTGACCAAATTCGGTATGGTCTGGGATGGCAGCAATAATGGCAAGGGGAGATTCTTTTTTAATGTGGATAACGATGGCAAAAATTACCCGGTTTATATCTATGCAGGGCGATCAAATGTCATTAAGGAAGCCGAGGAAAGTCTAAAGAGACTAAAGACGGATTATCTGGATCTTCTGCAGCTGCACTGGCATGATCCCAATACCCCGATCGATGAAACGATGGAAGCGCTGCAGCAACTCATCGATCAGGGAAAGATCAGGGCGGCCGGCGTAAGCAACTTCACAAAAGATCAGATGGCGGAAGCCGAACAAGGCATATTGCTGGCGTCGAATCAGATGCCCTACAGTATGCTTAACCGCGGCATCGAGGCCGAGGTCGTTCCTCACGCCATAGCGAAAAGTATTGGACTTATCGCTTACAGCCCGCTGGAACGGGGTTTGCTGACCGGTAAATATTTTGAAGGTGCCCATCTGACGGAAGACGATCACCGGAACGGATACTTCAGCCAGTTCGATCTAAAAAAAGTTCAGAAATTCCTTGAAAGTATAAAACCTTTGGCAGACCAAAAGGGCGCGACCCTTGCGCAGCTGGTATTGCGCTGGACAACTCTGCAGCCGGGAATCACCGTGGTTCTGGCCGGCGCCCGGAATGCGGAACAGGCGATCGGAAATGCCGGGGCGATGAATATCAGTATTAGTGATGATGAAATGAAACATATTAACAGTGAGCTCGCCAAAGTAACGACAAAGGATAACTAATAAAAACTACCCGATCATGTCAAATCTTTTTAAACAGATCTAAATAAGGAACATCCTTCTGAAGAACAGAATAGTCGTATCGCCCATGTGCCGGTATTCTTCTAAGGACGGATTCGCCAGCGACTGGCATCTCGTCCATCTGGGCACGAGAGCGGTAGGCGGAGCAAGCATGGTTATTGCAGAAGCTACTGCCGTATCACCGAAAGACCGAATATCTCTTGGGGATCTGGACAGATGAAGACGTGGAGAAGCTGATACAAATAACGGCTTTCATCACAGCGTAAATTGCGTTCTCCTGCATTCTTTAACTGGTCGAAGTTTAGCGACAGCGTAACTTCGACCAATTTGCTGTATTCAGTATAATTCTCCCCCCTCCACCACCCCATTTTCTCCAACCTCCAACCCCATTCCACCCATTTCAGGCAGAAAATCGGCAACTTACTATGCATGCATAAAAAACATACCGAATACCGTTTTAAACTTTGGTCTATTTTGTAAAAAATTTTATATCTTTATAGGCAATATTTACAGAATTAAATTTTTTAAAATAAAATAAATTAAAATAAAATACTTATTTCAAAAAATTGGCTCGGTCTATTGTTATTGCATAATGCGATGGCTACCTTACATATATTGATTTTCGATACCCGATAAACCTGTATCAACAACAAAATCCGAGTACTAAAACAGTTTATATATCATATAAAAATGAGTTCATCATCAGATACCACCAAGGCTATAGAATTGAACAAGTATAGCAAAACCTTTACCCAGGATCCAACGCAGCCTGCAGCTCAGGCCATGCTTTACGGGATCGGCTTAACCGACGATGATATGCGCAAAGCGCAGGTCGGCGTGGCCAGCATGGGTTACGATGGTAACACCTGCAACATGCACCTTAACGATCTGGCTAAACTGGTGAAACAAGGTATCTGGGATGAAGATATGGTGGGCCTCATTTTCCATACCATTGGCGTAAGCGATGGTATGAGCAACGGTACCGAAGGTATGCGTTACTCGTTAGTAAGCCGCGATATCATTGCCGATTCTATCGAGGCGGTTACCGGCGCACAATATTATGATGGTTTAATTACCCTGCCCGGCTGCGATAAAAACATGCCTGGTTCGGTAATGGCTATGGGCCGTTTAAACCGTCCGTCAATCATGGTGTACGGTGGTACCATTAAACCAGGCCATTGGAAAGGTGAGGACCTGAACATTGTATCAGCATTTGAAGCTTTGGGCAAAAAGATTGCCGGCCAGATTGATGATGTTGATTTTATGGGCGTTATTAAAAATGCCTGCCCAAGTGCCGGTGCCTGCGGTGGTATCTATACGGCCAACACCATGGCTGCCGCTATCGAGGCATTGGGTATGAGCTTGCCATATTCATCATCAAACCCTGCTTTAAGCGACGAGAAAAAAGCTGAATGCGTTGCAGCCGGTAAAGCGATCAAAGTATTATTAGAAAAAGATATTAAACCATCAGATATCATGACCCGCGAAGCATTTGAAAATGCTATTGTAGTTATCATGGTATTAGGCGGCTCAACCAACGCGGTATTGCACTTAATTGCAATGGCAAAAAGCGTTGGCGTTAAATTAACCCAGGATGATTTCCAATCGGTAAGTAACCGTATCCCGGTACTGGCTGATATGAAACCGAGCGGCAAATACATGATGGAAGACCTGCACAACATTGGCGGTGTACCATCGGTAATGAAATACTGCCTGGAGCAAGGCTGGTTACATGGCGATTGCTTAACTGTAACCGGTAAAACCATTGCTGAGAATCTTGCTGATGTAAACATTGTTGATCTTGATTTTGATGCTCAAAAGATCATCAAACCAAAAGAAAACCCTATCAAAGCTACCGGCCACTTGCAGATCCTTTACGGAAACCTGGCCGAGGGTGGTAGCGTTGCCAAAATTACCGGTAAAGAAGGTGAGCGTTTCACCGGCCCTGCCCGTGTATTTGATGGCGAGTTTGAACTGATTGCAGGGATCCAGAGCGGTCGTGTTAAAAAAGGCGATGTTGTGGTGATCCGCAACGTAGGCCCTAAAGGCGCGCCGGGCATGCCTGAAATGCTGAAACCTACTTCGGCCATATTTGGTGCCGGTTTGGGTAGCTCTGTTGCATTAATTACTGATGGACGCTTTAGTGGCGGTACTCACGGCTTCGTCGTCGGTCACATCACACCCGAGGCTTACGATGGCGGGTTTATAGCGATGGTGAAGGATGATGATATTATCGAAATTGATGCTATAGCCAATACGATCAATGTTTCGCTGCCGCAAGAAGAAATAGCCGCACGCCGTGCCGCATGGCAAAAACCGGCGCTGAAGGTTACCAAGGGTGTGTTATACCGCTACGCCAAAAGCGTTACTACCGCTGCTGAGGGTTGCGTTACCGACGAATAGTAGATAATGAACAAAATGGCTTATCAAAAAAGCCATGAATAAAGTGAATGCCGAGTAAGCGCGTTCATTTTAGCAAATTAGAGACACAGAGAGTAAAATCAGTTTAGCACGCCAAAAAAGTGCTATAAACATAAAAAACTAACAGGTATGGAAACTGCACAAGAAACCTTAACCGCACCAGCCGCCGCCGAAACTGTAAACGTTTCGGGATCGGTAGCATTATTGGAAGCATTGATAGCCGAAGGTACCGACACCATTTTTGGTTACCCGGGCGGCGCTATCATGCCTATTTATGATGCTTTGTTTGATTATAATGATAAACTGAACCATATACTGGTACGCCACGAACAGGGCGGCATTCATGCCGGCCAGGGCTATGCGCGTACATCGGGCAAAGTGGGTGTGGTATTTGCCACCAGCGGTCCGGGTGCAACCAACCTGGTAACAGGTTTGGCCGATGCCCAGATTGACAGCACCCCGCTGGTTTGTATCACCGGGCAGGTATTCGCGCACCTTTTGGGTACCGATGCCTTCCAGGAAACCGACGTGATCAACATCACCACCCCGGTTACCAAATGGAACTACCAGGTAACCGATGCTACCGAAATTCCTGAGGTTATTGCCAAGGCATTTTACATTGCCCGCAGCGGCAGGCCAGGCCCGGTATTGATAGATATTACCAAAAACGCGCAGATCCAGCTATTTGATTTTGCAGGTTACAAACCATGCGACCATATCCGTAGCTACAGGCCGAAACCAATTGTTCGTCCGCAATATATCCAGGCTGCTGCCGAGCTGATCAACAGTGCTCAAAAACCTTTCATCCTGTTTGGTCAGGGTGTTATTTTGGGCAGTGCCGAGCAGGAGTTTAAAGCTTTTGTTGAAAAAAGCGGTATCCCTGCTGCATGGACAGTTTTGGGTGCAGGCGCTATCCCTTCAGATCACCCGCTTAACGTTGGCATGCTGGGTATGCACGGCAACTATGGCCCTAACGTTTTAACTAACGAGTGCGACGTACTGATTGCGATAGGCATGCGTTTTGATGACCGTGTGACTGGTCGCTTGGATAAATACGCTAAACAGGCCAAAGTGGTGCATTTGGATATCGACCCGGCCGAGATCGACAAAAACGTAAAATCAACCGTACCTGTTTGGGGCGATTGCAAGGAAACACTTCCGTTGCTTACCAAAGCCATCGAACAAAAACAGCATACCGAATGGCTGGCCAAATTTAACGAGTACACCCGCCAGGAAGTTGAAGCCGTTATCCACAACGAGCTTAACCCAACTACCGAAGAAATGACCATGGGCGAGGTGATCAAACAATTGAACGAGATCACCAAAGGCGAAGCTGTTATTGTGACCGACGTAGGCCAACACCAGATGGTGGCCTGCCGTTATGCTAAATTCAACAATACCCGCAGCAACGTAACCAGCGGTGGTTTGGGTACTATGGGCTTCGCGCTTCCGGCTGCTATAGGTGCCAAATTTGGTGCTCAGGATCGTACCGTAGTTGCTATTATTGGCGATGGCGGTTTCCAGATGACCTGCCAGGAACTGGGCACCATTATGCAAAGCGGCATCGATGTAAAGATCGTTATCCTGAACAACCGTTTCCTGGGCATGGTAAGGCAATGGCAAGAGTTGTTTAACCAGCGCCGTTATTCATTTGTTGATATTCAAAGTCCCGATTTTGTGGCGCTTGCTGCCGCATACCGTATCCCCGGCAAACTGGTTGATGACCGTGCCGATTTAGTACCTGCATTGAACGAAATGCTGAGCGCACCGGGATCATTCCTTTTAGAAATAATGGTTACTAAAGAGAACAACGTGTTCCCGATGGTACCACAAGGATGCAGTGTAAGCGAGATCAGGTTAAAGTAAAACGCCCTCTACAAAAACAAAGTCATGAGCGAAGCAGAAGAAAAAAAGGAATTTAACATCACCATATATACCGAAAACCAAATTGGTTTATTAAGCAGGATAGCTATTATATTTACACGCCGTAAAATCAATATCGATAGCCTGAATACTTCTCCGTCGGAGATTGACAGTATTCACCGCTTCAATATCGTGATTAACGAGTATGAGGAAGTAGTACGCAAGCTTACCCGCCAGATTGAGAAACAGGTTGAGGTATTGAAAGCATACTATCACACCAACGAAGATGTGATTTGGCAGGAATTAGCGTTATACAAAGTATCAACCGATGTAATTGCTGAAAAGGTTAGCGTTGAGCGTTTACTGCGCGAAAACGGTGCCCGAGCGGTAGTGATCCGTAAAGATTACACCGTGTTTGAAACCACCGGTCACCGCGAGGAAACAGACAACCTGATCAACATTTTACAACCTTACGGCCTGATAGAATTTGTACGCAGCGCCCGTGTAGCCATCATTAAAGACAGCGAAGGCTTTAACAGCAAGCTCCGCGAATTTGAAAGGCTTGAACCAGGTGAAGAAGTAATAGAAAACGAATACCTGAACCAGGGGCAGAAGGTGTTTACTATGTAGAGCTGAAAGCTCAAGGCTTAAGGCAGAAGCTAATACCACCACGTCATTGCGAGGAACGAAGCAATCCCAAACTATACAGAACGGATCTGCAAATCGGGGATTGCTTCGTACCTCGCAATGACGGGATTAATAAGAAAACAAAAACTTAAATTACTCAATACAATAAAATCGGTGAAATCATCACAAAATCGGTGAAATCCCCAAAAACAAAAAAACAATGGCAAAACTAAATTTCGGCGGCACTGAAGAAAACGTAGTAACCCGCGAAGAGTTCCCTTTATCAAAAGCTCAGGAAGTATTAAAAGACGAAGTTGTAGCGGTAATTGGCTATGGCGTACAAGGTCCTGGTCAGGCTCTGAACCAGAAAGACAATGGTATCAACGTAATTGTTGGTCAGCGTAAAGGCACCAAAACATGGGATAAAGCTATCAGCGATGGTTTTGTACCAGGTGAAACACTTTTTGAAATTGAAGAAGCCCTTGAAAGAGGAACTGTTATCTGCTACTTATTGAGCGATGCAGCCCAAATCGCGTTATGGCCAACTGTTCAAAAACACTTAACTCCAGGTAAAGCCCTTTATTTCTCTCACGGCTTTGGTATCACTTTCAACGAGCAAACAGGCATCGTTCCTCCTGCTGATGTTGACGTGTTCCTGGTTGCTCCTAAAGGTTCAGGTACTTCATTGCGTCGTATGTTCTTGCAAGGTCGTGGCTTAAACTCAAGCTACGCTATCTTCCAGGATGCTACCGGTAAAGCATTTGATCGCGTTATCGCTTTAGGTATCGCTGTAGGTAGCGGTTACTTATTCGAAACCAACTTCAAAAAAGAAGTATACAGCGATTTAACCGGCGAACGTGGTACTTTAATGGGTTGCGTTCAAGGTATCTTCGCTGCTCAATATGATGTATTACGTAGCAAAGGTCACTCTCCATCTGAAGCGTTTAACGAAACAGTTGAAGAGCTTACCCAATCATTAATGCCGCTTGTTGCTGAAAACGGTATGGACTGGATGTATGCAAACTGCTCAACTACTGCTCAACGTGGTGCGCTTGACTGGTGGAAAAAATTCCGTGATGCTACTAAACCGGTATTTGAAGAACTTTACGAAAGCGTTGCTACCGGTAAAGAATCTCAACGTTCTATCGATTTGAACAGCCAACCAGATTACCGCGAAAAACTGGATGCCGAATTGAAAGAATTACGCGAAAGCGAATTATGGCAAGCAGGTAAAACTGTACGCAGCCTACGCCCTGAAAACCAGGTTGTAGAAGCTTAATTTGAAGTCTTAAGTCGGAAGTATTAAGTTTTAAGTCAAATCAGCTTATTACTTTATACTTCTGGCTTAATACTTAAATCATCATTGCTCAAGTCTAATACTTAAAACTTCTGACTTAGTACTTTAGACTTAATACTTAAATAAAATGGGACAAACATTATTTGATAAGATCTGGGATGCGCACGTCGTCAGCAGCAGCGAGGGGTTCCCGGATATTTTGTATATCGATACACATTTCATTCACGAGGTAACCAGTCCGCAGGC
The sequence above is a segment of the Mucilaginibacter celer genome. Coding sequences within it:
- the ilvB gene encoding biosynthetic-type acetolactate synthase large subunit, with the protein product METAQETLTAPAAAETVNVSGSVALLEALIAEGTDTIFGYPGGAIMPIYDALFDYNDKLNHILVRHEQGGIHAGQGYARTSGKVGVVFATSGPGATNLVTGLADAQIDSTPLVCITGQVFAHLLGTDAFQETDVINITTPVTKWNYQVTDATEIPEVIAKAFYIARSGRPGPVLIDITKNAQIQLFDFAGYKPCDHIRSYRPKPIVRPQYIQAAAELINSAQKPFILFGQGVILGSAEQEFKAFVEKSGIPAAWTVLGAGAIPSDHPLNVGMLGMHGNYGPNVLTNECDVLIAIGMRFDDRVTGRLDKYAKQAKVVHLDIDPAEIDKNVKSTVPVWGDCKETLPLLTKAIEQKQHTEWLAKFNEYTRQEVEAVIHNELNPTTEEMTMGEVIKQLNEITKGEAVIVTDVGQHQMVACRYAKFNNTRSNVTSGGLGTMGFALPAAIGAKFGAQDRTVVAIIGDGGFQMTCQELGTIMQSGIDVKIVILNNRFLGMVRQWQELFNQRRYSFVDIQSPDFVALAAAYRIPGKLVDDRADLVPALNEMLSAPGSFLLEIMVTKENNVFPMVPQGCSVSEIRLK
- a CDS encoding aldo/keto reductase; this encodes MEYRKLGMTDLELSAITYGSFAIGGTMWGGTQKEDAISAIRASLDHGITTIDTAPFYGLGLSEEMIAEAIRGKDRSKIQLLTKFGMVWDGSNNGKGRFFFNVDNDGKNYPVYIYAGRSNVIKEAEESLKRLKTDYLDLLQLHWHDPNTPIDETMEALQQLIDQGKIRAAGVSNFTKDQMAEAEQGILLASNQMPYSMLNRGIEAEVVPHAIAKSIGLIAYSPLERGLLTGKYFEGAHLTEDDHRNGYFSQFDLKKVQKFLESIKPLADQKGATLAQLVLRWTTLQPGITVVLAGARNAEQAIGNAGAMNISISDDEMKHINSELAKVTTKDN
- the ilvN gene encoding acetolactate synthase small subunit; its protein translation is MSEAEEKKEFNITIYTENQIGLLSRIAIIFTRRKINIDSLNTSPSEIDSIHRFNIVINEYEEVVRKLTRQIEKQVEVLKAYYHTNEDVIWQELALYKVSTDVIAEKVSVERLLRENGARAVVIRKDYTVFETTGHREETDNLINILQPYGLIEFVRSARVAIIKDSEGFNSKLREFERLEPGEEVIENEYLNQGQKVFTM
- the atpC gene encoding ATP synthase F1 subunit epsilon, with amino-acid sequence MTLEILTPDKKVYEGEATSVTVPGALGLFEILNNHAPIISTLQDGKLTVRGGAAKEEVFFIKGGVVEALNNKVTVLAEGILTK
- the atpD gene encoding F0F1 ATP synthase subunit beta codes for the protein MPNIGKISRIIGPVVDVSFADDAHLPKIYDALEITKDNGQKVILEVQQHLGEDRVRAIAMDSTDGLLRGMKVLDTEAAIKMPVGDNIKGRVFNVVGDAIDGIPDLDKTNGRPIHATPPRFEDLSTETEVLFTGIKVIDLLEPYAKGGKIGLFGGAGVGKTVLIQELINNIAKAYAGLSVFAGVGERTREGNDLLREMLESGIIKYGDAFMHSMEEGGWDLSKVDTEVMKDSKATFVFGQMNEPPGARARVALSGLTIAEYFRDGDEDGKGRDILFFIDNIFRFTQAGSEVSALLGRMPSAVGYQPTLATEMGTMQERITSTKRGSITSVQAVYVPADDLTDPAPATTFAHLDATTVLSRKIAELGIYPAVDPLDSTSRILSPAVLGDEHYNTAQRVKETLQRYKELQDIIAILGMDELSEEDKLVVSRARRVQRFLSQPFHVAEQFTGLKGVLVDIKDTIKGFNMIMDGEVDEYPEAAFNLVGSIEDAIEKGKKLLAEANS
- the ilvD gene encoding dihydroxy-acid dehydratase; amino-acid sequence: MSSSSDTTKAIELNKYSKTFTQDPTQPAAQAMLYGIGLTDDDMRKAQVGVASMGYDGNTCNMHLNDLAKLVKQGIWDEDMVGLIFHTIGVSDGMSNGTEGMRYSLVSRDIIADSIEAVTGAQYYDGLITLPGCDKNMPGSVMAMGRLNRPSIMVYGGTIKPGHWKGEDLNIVSAFEALGKKIAGQIDDVDFMGVIKNACPSAGACGGIYTANTMAAAIEALGMSLPYSSSNPALSDEKKAECVAAGKAIKVLLEKDIKPSDIMTREAFENAIVVIMVLGGSTNAVLHLIAMAKSVGVKLTQDDFQSVSNRIPVLADMKPSGKYMMEDLHNIGGVPSVMKYCLEQGWLHGDCLTVTGKTIAENLADVNIVDLDFDAQKIIKPKENPIKATGHLQILYGNLAEGGSVAKITGKEGERFTGPARVFDGEFELIAGIQSGRVKKGDVVVIRNVGPKGAPGMPEMLKPTSAIFGAGLGSSVALITDGRFSGGTHGFVVGHITPEAYDGGFIAMVKDDDIIEIDAIANTINVSLPQEEIAARRAAWQKPALKVTKGVLYRYAKSVTTAAEGCVTDE
- a CDS encoding Fic family protein — encoded protein: MKYLLFKILPIDLLDEYKLQIPVTFSQSFDQLEDSNLSTGTFSFYTSVSAVFSSKIEGENIELDSFMKHKMLGAHFLPDYTQKIDDLYEAYQFAQKAKLNYKAVQEAHSLLTKHILQKERQGQLRTGNMFVINPDGKIEYVACSPDLVAQKMELLFNDIDMLLKDKLTAPEVFFYASMIHLVFVKIHPFEDGNGRTARLLEKWFIAEKLGPKAWFMQSEKLYYDQHQAYYHNIRLLGLEYELLDYSKALPFLLMLMQSLK
- the ilvC gene encoding ketol-acid reductoisomerase, translated to MAKLNFGGTEENVVTREEFPLSKAQEVLKDEVVAVIGYGVQGPGQALNQKDNGINVIVGQRKGTKTWDKAISDGFVPGETLFEIEEALERGTVICYLLSDAAQIALWPTVQKHLTPGKALYFSHGFGITFNEQTGIVPPADVDVFLVAPKGSGTSLRRMFLQGRGLNSSYAIFQDATGKAFDRVIALGIAVGSGYLFETNFKKEVYSDLTGERGTLMGCVQGIFAAQYDVLRSKGHSPSEAFNETVEELTQSLMPLVAENGMDWMYANCSTTAQRGALDWWKKFRDATKPVFEELYESVATGKESQRSIDLNSQPDYREKLDAELKELRESELWQAGKTVRSLRPENQVVEA